A single region of the Elstera cyanobacteriorum genome encodes:
- a CDS encoding DUF3108 domain-containing protein: MRSLAVVLLAGGLAFPASASAPEPQGAELEYRVYVGGIGAARYAVRYTATEGRTAIALTGQTEGMTDWFAGWRATQFAEADFDPRALHIAPRIEYRSASIFRSEPRDVRLSLFPDRPADWWASPEKDDEPRTPIDAAQTRGVFDPLTASFLSLSRIGDSQTCPDQLPVFDGRRRFDAVFRPAQSEVLKASSYSMFAGPTLVCRFVIKRLGGYIIRETDWNRPEDRERPITVHLASVLPGHPRVPVRIESELTLGSIIVHLVAARAVSGETRMAALPPN; the protein is encoded by the coding sequence ATGCGGTCGCTTGCAGTCGTTTTGCTGGCCGGTGGATTGGCGTTTCCAGCCTCGGCCAGCGCCCCCGAACCCCAGGGGGCGGAACTTGAGTATCGCGTCTATGTCGGCGGTATCGGCGCGGCGCGCTATGCCGTGCGCTACACGGCGACGGAGGGGCGCACGGCTATCGCCCTGACCGGCCAGACCGAAGGCATGACCGATTGGTTTGCCGGGTGGCGGGCGACGCAGTTTGCCGAGGCAGACTTCGATCCCCGCGCTCTCCATATCGCGCCGCGCATCGAGTATCGGTCGGCCAGTATTTTTCGCAGCGAACCGCGCGACGTTCGCCTGTCGCTGTTTCCCGACCGGCCCGCCGATTGGTGGGCCAGCCCGGAAAAAGACGATGAGCCGCGCACGCCTATTGATGCGGCGCAGACGCGAGGGGTGTTCGACCCGCTGACCGCCAGCTTCCTCAGCCTCAGCCGGATCGGGGATAGCCAGACCTGCCCCGATCAACTGCCGGTCTTTGACGGACGGCGGCGGTTTGATGCCGTTTTCCGGCCTGCGCAATCGGAGGTGCTGAAAGCCAGCAGTTACAGTATGTTTGCTGGGCCGACCCTGGTCTGTCGGTTCGTCATCAAGCGCCTTGGCGGTTATATCATTCGCGAAACCGATTGGAACCGCCCGGAAGACCGCGAGCGACCGATCACGGTGCATCTTGCCTCGGTTCTGCCGGGGCATCCGCGCGTGCCGGTGCGGATCGAGAGCGAATTAACGCTGGGAAGCATCATCGTACATCTGGTCGCCGCCCGGGCGGTGAGCGGGGAAACGCGCATGGCTGCCTTGCCGCCGAATTAA
- a CDS encoding putative Ig domain-containing protein, translating to MPVLISFRTRLGISRLPPNWISISPLPNAEWGATYSATLLATTDAPPVSYSLPSGNLPPGLTLVGDTISGAPRPAPTAPVWGTAAGSLGSATQGGSFAATLTASGAASFAVRAGRLPWGLTLDGETGALAGTLAVIGGATDDPGPPPVWVTAGGSLGTVRETYNGINEPVALGLAATGAAVYTISGGVLPWGLTLDRDTGALAGVVRNIGGGTWEPDTVVTWTAPVATDLGSFARGTSVGPIPQTVSPSGVFWISSGTLPWGLTLTRVGGEISGTVSNENEMGTYTFTVACAANPGFAFGTRAYSITIT from the coding sequence ATGCCGGTTTTAATCTCTTTCCGTACTCGTTTGGGCATATCTCGTTTACCCCCTAACTGGATATCAATCTCTCCCCTACCCAATGCTGAATGGGGGGCAACCTATTCAGCGACCCTGCTGGCAACCACCGACGCGCCACCGGTCAGCTATAGCCTGCCGTCCGGCAACTTGCCGCCGGGGCTAACACTGGTCGGGGATACGATCAGCGGCGCCCCGCGCCCGGCCCCGACCGCGCCGGTCTGGGGCACGGCGGCGGGTAGTTTAGGCAGCGCGACCCAGGGTGGCAGTTTTGCCGCCACCTTGACCGCCAGCGGAGCCGCCAGCTTTGCCGTGCGGGCCGGGCGCTTGCCCTGGGGGCTAACGCTGGATGGGGAGACGGGGGCACTCGCGGGCACGCTGGCGGTGATCGGCGGCGCGACCGACGATCCCGGCCCGCCGCCGGTCTGGGTAACCGCAGGCGGCAGCCTTGGCACGGTGCGGGAAACCTATAATGGCATCAACGAACCGGTTGCCCTTGGCCTCGCTGCAACCGGGGCGGCGGTTTACACGATAAGCGGCGGCGTGCTCCCCTGGGGCCTGACGCTCGACCGCGATACCGGCGCGCTGGCAGGCGTGGTGCGGAATATCGGCGGCGGCACCTGGGAGCCGGATACGGTTGTTACCTGGACGGCGCCGGTGGCGACGGACCTTGGCAGCTTCGCCCGGGGCACGTCGGTCGGGCCGATTCCGCAGACGGTAAGCCCTTCTGGCGTGTTCTGGATCAGCAGTGGCACGCTGCCCTGGGGGCTTACACTGACACGCGTCGGCGGCGAGATCAGCGGCACGGTCAGCAACGAGAACGAGATGGGCACATACACTTTTACGGTGGCTTGTGCTGCCAACCCAGGCTTTGCCTTCGGCACGCGCGCCTATTCGATCACCATTACATAA